A single window of Nicotiana tomentosiformis chromosome 1, ASM39032v3, whole genome shotgun sequence DNA harbors:
- the LOC104089269 gene encoding zinc finger BED domain-containing protein RICESLEEPER 2-like isoform X3, with protein MCLISEDEHLRKIAERMQEKFKKYRGELENMNKIIFIASVLDPRNKFEYVSLALEKLFGEKKGKKINAEVYAYMNSLFEEYSTGSCPQSPSSSTSSNNTSNTSSGSVITVSLIRTKLHLKKQKEDNGSGGAKSELDKYISEEQEPFSEEFDILSWWEIHALRFPILSELARDVLAIKISSVASECAFSTGGRILDSFRSSLTPKCVQVLVCVQDWLREEKNPISVEEDLEYLEELKLDMENNGSTTSFV; from the exons ATGTGTTTAATTAGTGAGGATGAGCATTTGAGAAAAATAGCTGAGCGGATGCAAGAAAAGTTCAAGAAGTATCGGGGTGAGCttgaaaatatgaataaaataatttttattgctTCCGTCTTGGATCCACGTAACAAATTTGAATATGTTAGCCTTGCACTTGAAAAGCTTTTTGGGGagaaaaaagggaagaaaataaaTGCTGAGGTGTATGCTTATATGAATTCTTTGTTTGAAGAGTATTCAACTGGATCTTGTCCTCAATCTCCATCTAGTTCTACTTCATCTAATAACACATCTAATACATCTAGTGGGAGTGTTATAACTGTATCATTAATAAGGACGAAGCTTCACTTGAAGAAACAAAAGGAAGACAATGGAAGTGGGGGTGCTAAATCGGAGTTGGATAAATATATTAGTGAAGAACAAGAGCCTTTTAGTGAAGAATTTGATATCTTAAGTTGGTGGGAAATACATGCTCTTAGATTTCCTATTCTTTCGGAGTTGGCTCGTGATGTGTTGGCCATTAAAATTTCTAGTGTGGCGTCGGAATGTGCGTTTAGCACCGGTGGCCgtattcttgattcatttaggagttcattgactCCTAAATGTGTGCAAGTTCTTGTTTGTGTTCAAGATTGGCTTAGAGAAGAGAAGAATCCTATTAGTGTTGAAGAAGACTTAGAGTATCTTGAGGAACTCAAACTTG ATATGGAAAATAATGGAAGCACTACTAGCTTTGTTTAA
- the LOC104089269 gene encoding zinc finger BED domain-containing protein RICESLEEPER 2-like isoform X1, with translation MCLISEDEHLRKIAERMQEKFKKYRGELENMNKIIFIASVLDPRNKFEYVSLALEKLFGEKKGKKINAEVYAYMNSLFEEYSTGSCPQSPSSSTSSNNTSNTSSGSVITVSLIRTKLHLKKQKEDNGSGGAKSELDKYISEEQEPFSEEFDILSWWEIHALRFPILSELARDVLAIKISSVASECAFSTGGRILDSFRSSLTPKCVQVLVCVQDWLREEKNPISVEEDLEYLEELKLGSSEIMPRAPKVRFHIWEHFEVKEDNGEVRKVKCKQCGRVYNVHPKRDGTYCLRKHIRCCLERLPDIRI, from the exons ATGTGTTTAATTAGTGAGGATGAGCATTTGAGAAAAATAGCTGAGCGGATGCAAGAAAAGTTCAAGAAGTATCGGGGTGAGCttgaaaatatgaataaaataatttttattgctTCCGTCTTGGATCCACGTAACAAATTTGAATATGTTAGCCTTGCACTTGAAAAGCTTTTTGGGGagaaaaaagggaagaaaataaaTGCTGAGGTGTATGCTTATATGAATTCTTTGTTTGAAGAGTATTCAACTGGATCTTGTCCTCAATCTCCATCTAGTTCTACTTCATCTAATAACACATCTAATACATCTAGTGGGAGTGTTATAACTGTATCATTAATAAGGACGAAGCTTCACTTGAAGAAACAAAAGGAAGACAATGGAAGTGGGGGTGCTAAATCGGAGTTGGATAAATATATTAGTGAAGAACAAGAGCCTTTTAGTGAAGAATTTGATATCTTAAGTTGGTGGGAAATACATGCTCTTAGATTTCCTATTCTTTCGGAGTTGGCTCGTGATGTGTTGGCCATTAAAATTTCTAGTGTGGCGTCGGAATGTGCGTTTAGCACCGGTGGCCgtattcttgattcatttaggagttcattgactCCTAAATGTGTGCAAGTTCTTGTTTGTGTTCAAGATTGGCTTAGAGAAGAGAAGAATCCTATTAGTGTTGAAGAAGACTTAGAGTATCTTGAGGAACTCAAACTTG gTTCAAGTGAAATCATGCCCCGTGCTCCTAAAGTACGCTTTCATATTTGGGAACACTTTGAGGTGAAAGAAGATAACGGAGAAGTTCGCAAAGTAAAGTGCAAGCAATGTGGTCGAGTCTATAATGTTCATCCAAAGAGGGATGGCACATATTGTTTAAGGAAGCATATTAGGTGTTGTCTTGAGCGTCTTCCTGATATCCGTATTTAA
- the LOC104089269 gene encoding zinc finger BED domain-containing protein RICESLEEPER 2-like isoform X2, translating into MQEKFKKYRGELENMNKIIFIASVLDPRNKFEYVSLALEKLFGEKKGKKINAEVYAYMNSLFEEYSTGSCPQSPSSSTSSNNTSNTSSGSVITVSLIRTKLHLKKQKEDNGSGGAKSELDKYISEEQEPFSEEFDILSWWEIHALRFPILSELARDVLAIKISSVASECAFSTGGRILDSFRSSLTPKCVQVLVCVQDWLREEKNPISVEEDLEYLEELKLGSSEIMPRAPKVRFHIWEHFEVKEDNGEVRKVKCKQCGRVYNVHPKRDGTYCLRKHIRCCLERLPDIRI; encoded by the exons ATGCAAGAAAAGTTCAAGAAGTATCGGGGTGAGCttgaaaatatgaataaaataatttttattgctTCCGTCTTGGATCCACGTAACAAATTTGAATATGTTAGCCTTGCACTTGAAAAGCTTTTTGGGGagaaaaaagggaagaaaataaaTGCTGAGGTGTATGCTTATATGAATTCTTTGTTTGAAGAGTATTCAACTGGATCTTGTCCTCAATCTCCATCTAGTTCTACTTCATCTAATAACACATCTAATACATCTAGTGGGAGTGTTATAACTGTATCATTAATAAGGACGAAGCTTCACTTGAAGAAACAAAAGGAAGACAATGGAAGTGGGGGTGCTAAATCGGAGTTGGATAAATATATTAGTGAAGAACAAGAGCCTTTTAGTGAAGAATTTGATATCTTAAGTTGGTGGGAAATACATGCTCTTAGATTTCCTATTCTTTCGGAGTTGGCTCGTGATGTGTTGGCCATTAAAATTTCTAGTGTGGCGTCGGAATGTGCGTTTAGCACCGGTGGCCgtattcttgattcatttaggagttcattgactCCTAAATGTGTGCAAGTTCTTGTTTGTGTTCAAGATTGGCTTAGAGAAGAGAAGAATCCTATTAGTGTTGAAGAAGACTTAGAGTATCTTGAGGAACTCAAACTTG gTTCAAGTGAAATCATGCCCCGTGCTCCTAAAGTACGCTTTCATATTTGGGAACACTTTGAGGTGAAAGAAGATAACGGAGAAGTTCGCAAAGTAAAGTGCAAGCAATGTGGTCGAGTCTATAATGTTCATCCAAAGAGGGATGGCACATATTGTTTAAGGAAGCATATTAGGTGTTGTCTTGAGCGTCTTCCTGATATCCGTATTTAA